One genomic window of Denticeps clupeoides chromosome 14, fDenClu1.1, whole genome shotgun sequence includes the following:
- the fsaf1 gene encoding 40S small subunit processome assembly factor 1 — MGRIKEDGEEGDADRTFLDQVLRGLYDFGDGEKNPDAKGEKRKRERGVDAAARAGRDDRGRPAACGVEEPPGPSSGPRVEVVVFQDPLKKGKDVQGTEAPEVKPPDAKKKRKKKKNNQEDEEFSIEKARLEVHRFGLTGFQKNQQRIFEQERAIMLGAQPLKREYVNYKEYQKSIKEKKQKEKEEAKLEQRKKKKKPTKERKEKRKPSSTSEHVGQMGRFKNGMLVLSSKDIQTINSKAKK, encoded by the exons ATGGGTCGTATTAAAGAAGACGGCGAGGAAGGAGACGCGGATCGGACTTTTCTGGACCAGGTGCTCCGTGGGCTTTACGATTTTG GAGACGGAGAGAAAAACCCAGACGCGAAGGGTGAAAAGCGGAAAAGAGAGCGGGGAGTCGACGCGGCGGCCCGCGCCGGGCGGGATGACCGCGGCCGGCCGGCAGCGTGCGGCGTGGAAGAGCCCCCGGGGCCAAGCAGCGGCCCACGCGTGGAGGTGGTCGTGTTCCAGGACCCGCTGAAGAAAGGCAAAGACGTGCAGGGTACAGAGGCGCCTGAGGTCAAG CCTCCAGATgcaaagaagaagaggaagaagaagaaaaataaccAGGAAGATGAAGAATTCAGTATAGAGAAG GCACGACTGGAGGTGCACAGGTTTGGCCTAACGGGCTTCCAGAAAAATCAACAAAGGATTTTTGAACAAGAGCGAGCCATAATGCTTGGAGCACAG CCTCTCAAAAGGGAATATGTGAATTACAAAGAGTATCAAAAATCGATaaaagagaagaagcagaaagaaaaagaagaggctAAACTG GagcaaaggaagaagaaaaagaaacccACTAAAGAAAG GAAAGAGAAGCGGAAACCTTCCTCCACCTCCGAGCACGTGGGCCAGATGGGGCGGTTTAAAAACGGCATGCTGGTCCTGAGCTCCAAAGACATACAGACAATAAACTCCAAAGCAAAGAAGTGA